A window of the Lactuca sativa cultivar Salinas chromosome 7, Lsat_Salinas_v11, whole genome shotgun sequence genome harbors these coding sequences:
- the LOC122195125 gene encoding mitogen-activated protein kinase kinase kinase YODA, whose protein sequence is MTRTESGLSVSGKQKQEKGSKTPPFLPLPHMRTRPDAGDFDGANSIFSECYSGSDDPPDSSQLSPLASDYDIGSRTTAGSPSNVIVKDQLPVTKREVPKPHDHLFDNHISSSPPRRKPLRSHVPNLQVPSHGAFFSAPDSSISNPSRSPLRAFGTEQVINSAFYTSKPNPDFPFLGSGSGHCSSPGSGQNSGHNSMGGDMAGLFWQPSRGSPECSPLPSPKMTSPGPSFRIHSGAVTPLHPRAGGGANQTKIINITTLSPS, encoded by the exons ATGACTCGTACCGAGTCTGGACTCAGTGTATCCGGAAAACAAAAACAAGAAAAGGGCTCCAAAACGCCTCCctttcttccactcccccataTGCGAACCAGACCAGATGCAGGAGATTTTGATGGAGCAAATTCTATTTTTAGTGAATGTTATAGTGGTAGTGATGATCCGCCTGATTCAAGCCAGCTTAGCCCCTTGGCATCTGATTATGATATCGGGAGCCGAACAACCGCAGGCAGCCCTTCCAA TGTGATTGTTAAGGATCAGTTACCTGTGACTAAAAGGGAGGTACCAAAACCACATGATCATCTTTTTGATAATCACATCTCCTCTTCACCACCTAGAAGAAAGCCTTTAAGAAGTCATGTCCCAAATCTTCAGGTCCCCTCTCATGGTGCGTTCTTCAGTGCTCCGGATTCTTCCATATCAAATCCTTCTAGAAGCCCCTTACGTGCATTTGGAACAGAGCAAGTTATAAATTCAGCTTTCTACACCTCAAAACCTAATCCGGATTTCCCTTTTCTTGGATCTGGATCGGGTCACTGTTCTAGCCCTGGTTCAGGTCAAAACTCAGGTCATAATTCAATGGGAGGTGACATGGCAGGGTTGTTTTGGCAACCAAGTAGAGGTAGCCCAGAGTGTTCTCCACTTCCAAGTCCTAAAATGACAAGTCCAGGTCCTAGCTTTAGAATCCATAGTGGGGCAGTGACACCACTTCATCCAAGGGCAGGGGGAGGGGCAAATCAgactaaaataataaatataacaaCATTATCACCTTCTTGA
- the LOC128127437 gene encoding uncharacterized protein LOC128127437 yields the protein MDFSFLLIYFLEGGGAKKGILGRVVGKLGMVGIEGNGGKETLGMFGMLGICGSGNVGMVGICGCGIVGIVGICGCGIVGIVGICGCGSVGNVVACSKLREAKHISFVVIENSAIAKM from the coding sequence AtggatttttcttttcttttgatctACTTCTTGGAAGGTGGTGGAGCAAAGAAAGGAATATTGGGAAGAGTTGTTGGAAAGTTAGGGATGGTAGGCATAGAAGGCAATGGAGGCAAGGAAACTTTGGGCATGTTTGGGATGCTGGGCATTTGTGGTAGTGGCAACGTGGGGATGGTGGGCATTTGTGGTTGTGGCATTGTCGGGATTGTTGGTATCTGTGGCTGTGGCATTGTCGGGATTGTTGGTATCTGTGGTTGTGGCAGTGTCGGGAATGTGGTTGCTTGCAGCAAATTGCGGGAAGCAAAACACATCTCATTTGTTGTAATTGAGAATAGTGCAATTGCAAAAATGTAA